The Candidatus Manganitrophaceae bacterium genomic sequence TATAAGTCGCCTGGTGGCCATCGCTCCAGGCCACACGAATCCCTGTTGTACCAATTTTTTCTATCTCAGTTGGGGTTACGTCTTTTGGAATCATGATGGACTTAATCCTTACTTCTGAAGGACCTTCTCGATGGCCTCACCGATCAGGGCAGGATTCTTGACCACCGTCACACCCGCGGATTCAAGCGCGGCCATCTTATCTAACGCCGTTCCTTTTCCTCCCGAGATGATGGCCCCGGCATGTCCCATCCTTCGGCCCGGAGGAGCCGTGATCCCGGCGATAAAGGAAACGACCGGCTTGTTGACTTCTTTCTTAATGTATTCCGCCGCCAGTTCCTCTGCATCTCCGCCGATTTCACCGATGAGAACAATCGCCTCGGTCTCTTCATCTTTCTCAAACATTTCTAGCACATCCACAAAATGAGTCCCGTTGACCGGATCGCCTCCGATTCCGATACAGGTGGACTGACCCAGGCCACGCTCCGTCAATTGCCAGACCGCTTCATAAGTCAAGGTCCCGCTCCGGGAGACCACACCGACAGAACCCTTTTTATGGATAAATCCGGGCATAATCCCGATCTTGCACTCTCCCGGAGTAATCACCCCGGGGCAATTCGGTCCAATCAAACGAACCGGCTTGTCTGCGAGGAACTGCTTGACCTTCATCATGTCGAGTACAGGAATGCCTTCAGTGATCGCGATAATAAGTCGCATCCCGGCATGGGCTGATTCCATAATGGCATCCGCGGCAAAAGGCGGCGGGACAAAAATGAGGGCGACATCTGCTCCGGTCTGATGGATCGCCTCCTCCACCGTGTTATAGACAGGAATCCCCTCAAAATCGGCTCCCCCTTTTCCCGGGGTGACACCCGCGACAACTTGTGTTCCATAAGACTTACAGTCTGCGGCGTGGAACGAACCTTCTTTTCCAGTAATCCCTTGGACCAGAACACGTGTATTTTTGTCAACCAAGATACTCATTCTCGCTCCTTTTTAATCATTAGTAACTATTCAGCTTGGATGAATAGTTACTTCACTGCTGCAACAATTTTCTGCGCCCCATCCCATAATGTATCCGCAACAATCAGGTTGAGGCCCGACTCGCTCAGCATTTCCTTCGCTTCTTTGGCGTGCGTTCCCTCTAGTCGGACAACCAATGGCACATTGAGAGAGATCTCTTTGGCCGCATTAATGATTCCCCCCGCGATCCGCTCGCAACGAACAATCCCTCCGAAGATACTCACAAAGACCCCTTTCACATTCGGATCGGACAACAGAATCTGAAACGCCTGTTTGACGGTTTCTTCCGACGCGCCGCCTCCTACATCCAGAAAATTCGCCGGTGAACCGCCCGCCAATTGAATCACATCCATCGTGGACATCGCCAACCCCGCACCATTCACCATACAAGCTATCTGTCCATCCAGCTTGATATAGTTCAGACCATGCTCTGTCGCCCTTGTCTCGAGAGGATCTTCTTCATCCAGATCCCGAAGCTTGCGGATATCTTCATTTTTAAAAAGGGTTGTGTCATCAAAGTTAACCTTCGCGTCTATGGCGATCAGGGTATTCTGCTGGGTAATAATAAGGGGGTTGACTTCAATTTGTGTGGCGCCCTTTTCAATAAAGAAGCGATAAAGATTGCCCAGAAGCGCCGCCCATTGCCCGATGACCTCTTTTGGAAGGGCCAGCTTGAATGCGACAGACCTTCCCTGGTAAGCTTGATATCCAAAAACCGGATCAATAGAAAGCTTTACGAGCTTTTCAGGGGATTCTTCCGCCACTTTCTCAATATCCACACCACCTTCGGTGCTGGCAATCAGGACGACCGTTCCCGTTCCCCGATCGGCAACCCAACTCACATAAAGCTCTTTCGCGATATCAACCCCTTCTTCGACCAAAAGTTTCTTAACCTCTTTTCCTTGAGGACCCGTCTGGTGCGTAACCAGTATTTTGCCCAGGAGTTCTTTGGCTATCTCTGCAACATTCTCTTTTTTCTTCGCCAGTTTCACACCCCCGGCCTTTCCCCGTCCACCGGCATGAATCTGCGCTTTCACAACACAGATGGGGGTATCAAGACTTTCAGCAATGGAAACAGCCTCCTTCGCCGAAAAAGCAACCCCTCCCTTTGGAACAGGAACCTTGTACTGAGCAAAAAGTGCCTTTGCCTGATATTCATGGATATTCATAATTCAGATTTCTCCCTGATAGTCTGGATGACCGATCTGACTCCCGGTCCCCTGCATTATTTCACGCATACCAAAATAAGATTTCTTATTTTAATCCTTATTAACATAATCCGGAAAAAGAATCGGCGACACGATCTGCGGCACAACACCCGCACTTTTTTGTTCTTTTTGATATTCTTCCAGGTGGCGGAGGGTCAATTTTCGAAACTCGGTCTCCGATGCCCTCAGTGATGCGGCTCGGCCCGCACGTTTTCCATAGACAATAATATCAAGGAGGGAGTTCCCCATCAGTCGGTTTCGTCCGTGAATTCCGCCAGAGGCTTCTCCGGCGACAAAAAGTCCCTTCAAGGTCGACTCCCCATCGACATTGATCTTGATGCCGCCATTCTGGTAATGGAGCGTCGGATAAACGAGGACAGGGTCTTTTGAGATGTCGATTTTATAACGACTGTATTGCCGGTCCATGTTCGGGAACCGGTCTTTCAGTGTACCTTCCCCATTCAGGAGGTCAACCAAAGGCATATCAAGCCAGACCCCACGTCGGCCGGATGAGGTCTCGACGCCCCGCCCTTCCTGACATTCTCGGATCACGGCCGAGGCGACCGCATCTCGTGTTTCCATTTCGTTCACGAAGCGTTCTCCGTTCGAATTCACCAGTTGGGCACCCACCGACCGGATCGCCTCCGTCACGAGTATCCCGGCCATCGCCTCAGGATAGACGGCACCCGTCGGGTGATACTGGAAAGTATCCTGAAGGGTCAGCGCGGCTCCAGCCCGGTACGCAATCGGAAGACCATCGGCCGTTGCCCCATAGTGATTACTGGTTGGAAAGCCTTGAATATGCAGGCGGCCCATGCCTCCTGTAGACAGAATGACTGTCTTCGCTTGAACGGTCAGATACTTGTTGTTGTCCAGATTTTTCAGGATCGCCCCGGTGCAGATTCCTTCTCCATCAGTCAAAAGCTCAACGACCGGCGAAAATTCCAGCACCTCTATTTCCTCATCAAGAACGGCGTCCTTCAAAACCCGCATCAGTTCGAGTCCGGTATAATCCTTACACCGAAGTAATCTTGCCCGGCTGCTTCCCCCTCCAGGCCGCAGACTCAAATTACCATCTTCTTCACGATCGAACAGGACACCAATATCGAGCAACCATTTTGCGACCGAAGGCCCGGATTCCACAAGCGTCTTCAAGAGGGTTCGATCATTCTCCATGTGTCCGCCACGCAGCGAGTCCATAAAATGCTGTATAGGAGAATCATCAGGCGATATGGCAACCTGCATCCCTCCTTCGGCCATCACAGTATTGGAATCCCCCAGGCGGAGCTTTGTCGCCATGAGAACGCTTGCTCCAGCTTCTTTTACACTTAAGGCCGCCGTCGCCCCGGCCCCGCCGCCTCCAATGATCAAGACATCGACCTGACGCGCTGCCGACAGAGAGATGGACTCCGACGCGATGCTGCTTTCTCCCTCCAGAAGCTTTACAACTTCTAGAACGGTCTTTTCCCCTCGATTCGGTCCAATTCGAATTTCCCCGTAGGCTTCTTTTTTATAGTCCGGGTGGTACTGGTGTACGAGATGATGCTTCTCCTCCTCGGAAAGGAGGGGCCACTTTATATCTTTCCGAGACGCGCGAAGCGCCTGGACACGGTTCTTTGACTCTTCTATCTTATCCATTCCCAATTTTTCCATGAGCATGTAGATGACATCATGATGACATCACGCGTTCCCATTCTTCCTTGTATCTTCCCGTGTTGATCTCGTCAATTCGGACGTAGAGTTGTTCAGTCGACCCAGGATGTGCTGCGACGGAAAGACGCCGGGCTAAAATCCCGACCCGATGTGGCCGGATACGCGCATCACAGACCATTGAACACAGTCCGCACATCACGCAGGAGGTAAATCTTTCCGCCACCGCAGAAATTTCACCATTAATCGCGGCACGCACACCCCCCATCACATCAATTCCCTGAGGACAGATGGTGGTACAGGCCTGGCAGGCAACACAGCGTTTTGTCTCCGGATAAAAATGAAGAAGTTTCTTTTCGTCCGGCACTTCTGCTGAAAGCGGGGTAATCGCCTTTTTAGACGCATCCGGCGGAAGGAAGGTGAATGACATCGAATCTTCCACCATCGTCTGGCAGGCCAAGGCTGTTCGACTTTCACCCTGGCTGGGAGAGCGCATCGTAATCGTACAGGCCCCGCAGACACCATTCAGGCATCCGATCCCCCGGATCATCGGGTGACCAAGATGCCACATGGCCTGAATCACCGTAATGCCTTCCGGGACATAATGTGGGGCCCCGTCAAACTCAATCGTAATAGACCGACTCATCATCCCCCCGCGGGGGGAAGGAGTTTTTCCCATTCCGATTCAAACTTGCCTTTTCTAATCTCCTCGATCCGCGTTAAGAGCTGGGGAGGACGTTCATTGAAAAAAATCCCCTGGGATCGGCGAACATAAAGACCCACCTGATTGGGGGCGATATCTGCAATACAAACCGGGACGCAGAGGCTGCACATGACACAGGGAAGGAAATGCTCTGAACACTTATCAAACCTTCCCAGGGCCGCTTCCCAGACAGCGGTCCGAACATCAATCCCTTTGGGGCAGGCCTCTGTACATGCGTCGCAGTTCCGGCAGAGGGCCGCTTCGGGATAAAATCGGAAGAGATCCTGCTTCGGATCTTTAACCTTATCGAAATCGTAGGGGATCTTCCGATTTGGGTAATAGGTATAGACCAGAGAAAAAGACATCCCATCTTCAACCTCAGTCTGACAGGCCAGGCAGGTCTTGATCTTGATATCGCCTTCTGTCCGGTAAGTCGTCGAACACGCCCCGCAGATCCCGCCCAGGCAACCCGCTCCGCGAAGCAACTCATAACCGGTATGCCACATCGCCTGCAGCATCGTCAATCCGGCGGGAATCTCATAAACCTTCCCCATAATCTCGACTTTAATCAAGCGATTCGTCTCACTCTTGACAGGAAGAGGGGTCATCTCTTTGCCTCACAATACGGACATCTTTCTCCGGAAAGATCGCCACTCAAAAAATACTGCAACACTTTATGTTTAATCTTACTTTGCCAACGCATTGAGTGCGGAACCCGCCTTAAACCACCCGACTTGATCAACAGTCATACTGTGATCTGCCTGAATGGAGACCTCTTCTCCGCCCGATTTATGAATAATGAGTTCGACCGGCTTTCCAGGGACCAACTCCGACAAACCGACCACGCTCACCTTGTCTTTTTCTCCAATTTTATCCCAGTCATCAGGATTTACAAAGGTTAAGGGCAAGACCCCTTGTTTTTTCAGGTTCGTCTCATGAATACGCGCAAAACTTTTCGTAATCACCGCCTGAACCCCGAGAAAACGCGGAGACATCGCAGCATGTTCACGAGAACTTCCTTCACCGTAATTTTCATCACCGACAACGATCATCCCGATACCCTTTGCCTTATACCGTCTTGCCACCGCTGAAGGCGTCAGATTACCCTCTCCGGAAAAAATATCGTTGGCCTTCCCCGCTTCAGAGGTAAAGACATTGTTTGCGCCAAGGAACATATTGTCACTAATCTGATCAAGATGTCCTCGATATCTCAGCCAGGGACCTGCCGGAGAAATATGATCTGTCGTACATTTTCCCTTCACCTTGAGGAGGAGCGACAGCCTTGAAAGATCCTGCCCGTCCCACTTTGGAAAGGGTTTTAGCAATTGCAATCGCTTACTACTGGCGGATATCTCAACTTTTACTTCATCTCCGTTGTCTACAGGAGCAATGTATCCTCCCTCCGCATTTGCAAAACCGCTGGGAGGAAGCTCCTCCCCATGGGGCGGTTCAAACCGAATTTCCGTCCCATCGGATGTCCTCAGGGTATCGGTTAAGGGATTAAAGTGAAGATCGCCGGAAAAGGCCATCGCCGTCACAATCTCAGGACTGCTCAAAAAAGAAAGTGTTTCAGGGTTGGCGTCGTTCCGGCCAGGGAAATTACGGTTGTATGAGCTGATGATGGAGTTGGCTTCGCCTTTTTGAACATCTTCGCGTTTCCATTGCCCGATGCAGGGACCACAGGCATTCGCAAGGACTGTTCCGCCCATTTTCTCAAAGGTTTCCAGGAAACCATCTCGCTTTATCGTTTCGTAGACCCGTACAGAACCCGGGGTGACAAGGAATTGCACCTTTGCCTTCAGCCCGGCCTTCAAACCCTGTTGTGCGATATGTGCAGAGCGGGAGATATCTTCATAGGAAGAGTTGGTACAGCTCCCGATCAGCGCAGCTTTCACCTCTTGTGGGTAGTTTTTTTCTTTGGCCTCTGATGCCAACTTCGATATTGTACGCGCAAGATCAGGACTATGCGGCCCGACCACATAGGGTTCTAATTCGGAGAGATTGATCTCGACCACTTGGTCAAAATAGTCTTCCGGTGAAGCCAAAACCTCTGGATCAGCCCTTAAAAGTTCAGAATGTTCGTCGGCCAGCGCCGCAATGTCAGCGCGTTCCGTCAACTTTAAATAGGCCGCCATCTTGGCATCATAGGGAAAGACTGAGGTGGTTGCCCCTAATTCCGCTCCCATGTTGGTAATGGTTCCTTTGCCCGTGGCACTGATTGTCTCGGTCCCCGGACCAAAATACTCGACAATCTTGTTCGTTCCCCCCTTTGTCGTCAAGAGTCCCAAAAGGTGGAGAATCACATCCTTGGGCGCCGTCCAGCCATTAAGTGATCCGGTCAGGCAGACACCAAGAAGCTTGGGATGAAGAACCTCCCAGGGTAGACCGGCCATGACCTCACCTGCATCCGCCCCCCCCACACCAATGGCAAGCATTCCCAACCCGCCACCGTTCGGGGTATGCGAATCGGTTCCAATGATCAAACCGCCAGGAAAGGCATAGTTTTCGAGAACAACCTGATGAATGATTCCGGCCCCTGGTTTCCAAAACCCAATTCCGTATTTCTTCGCTGCGGAACCGAGAAAATCATAAACCTCCCGGTTCTCATTGATGGCAATTTCGATATCTTCCTTGGCGCCGCTCTGGGCACGAATCAGATGGTCGCAATGAATAGAACTTGGGACCGCGACCCGTTTCTTGTCTGCTTGGATAAACTGCAGCATTGCCATCTGGGCCGTCGCATCCTGCATCGCCACCCGGTCCGGTCGCAGAAGGAGCTGTGCCTTTCCTCGCTCCCAGTCTTGATTTTCAAAATTATCCGCGTGGGACACCAGTATTTTCTCCGCCAGAGTCAGCGGACGTCCAAACTTCTTTCGGGCCTGAACAAGGCGTTCCGGCATGGATTGATAAAGCTTCTTAATTGATTCGATAGACATGACTCCCCCCCCCCCTGCTATTTCAACCATTCATTTTACACAGAATCAAGCGGTGGAACTTCTCTCCTTTTTGTGGTCACATAGTTCGCGAGATATTTAAAGAGACGCACCAGACGGCTTCCCTGACGTTTCTGATCCACCCAGTGACCGATCAAACCGATCGTCCTGGAGAGGATGAAGAACCCGTTCAAAGAATCAACCGGAAAGCTGATATCAACCAGAATCGCGGCCATTGCCCCATCCACATTTAAAATCAAGGTTCCCTTTTTTGCCGTTGTGATCTTTTCGACCGAAAGTGCAAAATCAAGATGCGGGGTCGGGATGCCTTGTGACTTTACAAAAGAAACTAACTCCTTCACCCGCTTGTCTGGATTAGAGACACTCTTGACGCGATGGCCAATCCCCGGAACCGGTCCAACATTCTTCTTCATATGGGTCAGAAAGTCTTCAGGGGTCATCTTGTGTTCAACACCGTACTTAAACCAGGTTCCCGCACCGGTTACCGCCCCGCCAAAGCGAGGACCGATCATAATCAAGCCGGCCGCGACCGCTTGCGCCATCTGGATGCCGGCACTTGCCGCAATAATCGTCACCAGGGCTCCGGAGACACAGGGACCATGGTCCGCCGAGAGCATAACAATCCTTTTAATAATCTCGGCTTCCACCGGACTCACCAGGCGCTTATCCCACAACAATCCAATCACATGCGGGATCTGATACCCCTTGTTGATCAACTCCGACGCAGGATAACCCACATATTGCGGTTCCTCTCCCCGGTCATCACAAATCGTCGATTTCAAAAGGGGCTCGGCGAAGACCTCACCCGACTTCACCGCCTCTTCCAGCGGTTTTGGAAGGCTCGGGATATTTTTCATGTCCTCATCGGCAAGCGCTTTTATCGACCCATCTTTCAAAAGTTCTTCATAAGTCTTCTTTATGACAGGACCAAGACCTCCAAAGGTATCCGGCACAATCACCCCGGCCTTGGACAGGGCCTCCGCCTTGGAACGGGCGGAGCCTTCACCATGCTTCCCTTCCTTGGCGCCGGCGTGGCCGAACTTCATCCCCTTCGGGAGCTTTTCCTGACAGTAACCGGACACAACTGATATCAGCTTGATTCGGCGTTTTTTCTCGCCATACCAGGCCGCGGCCCGCTCTTCAAGGTCCCCTCCCATCTCTCCGACCATTACAACAGCCTTCGTCTGAGGATCATTTTCAAACATTTCGAGGTAGGTCACATAGTCCGACCCCGGATACGTATCCCCCCCGATGCCGATCGCGGTTGTGACTCCATCGGCAAACTGGCTGCAAATCCACATGATCTCATTGGAAAGGCCACCCGACTTGGTCACAACACCAAATGAACCCGCTCTGTGAAGTTGACAAAGAATAAGATTATCGTATGACCCGCCAACCACACCCAGACGGGATTCCCCCGCGGAAATGATCCCGATGGATGAAGGACCATTGAAGGTCTTTCCCAGTTTTTTTGCCTTAAGGCTCAGCAATTTCGCGTCCTTCTCAGGAACACCCTCGG encodes the following:
- a CDS encoding 4Fe-4S ferredoxin → MTPLPVKSETNRLIKVEIMGKVYEIPAGLTMLQAMWHTGYELLRGAGCLGGICGACSTTYRTEGDIKIKTCLACQTEVEDGMSFSLVYTYYPNRKIPYDFDKVKDPKQDLFRFYPEAALCRNCDACTEACPKGIDVRTAVWEAALGRFDKCSEHFLPCVMCSLCVPVCIADIAPNQVGLYVRRSQGIFFNERPPQLLTRIEEIRKGKFESEWEKLLPPAGG
- a CDS encoding FAD-binding protein: MLMEKLGMDKIEESKNRVQALRASRKDIKWPLLSEEEKHHLVHQYHPDYKKEAYGEIRIGPNRGEKTVLEVVKLLEGESSIASESISLSAARQVDVLIIGGGGAGATAALSVKEAGASVLMATKLRLGDSNTVMAEGGMQVAISPDDSPIQHFMDSLRGGHMENDRTLLKTLVESGPSVAKWLLDIGVLFDREEDGNLSLRPGGGSSRARLLRCKDYTGLELMRVLKDAVLDEEIEVLEFSPVVELLTDGEGICTGAILKNLDNNKYLTVQAKTVILSTGGMGRLHIQGFPTSNHYGATADGLPIAYRAGAALTLQDTFQYHPTGAVYPEAMAGILVTEAIRSVGAQLVNSNGERFVNEMETRDAVASAVIRECQEGRGVETSSGRRGVWLDMPLVDLLNGEGTLKDRFPNMDRQYSRYKIDISKDPVLVYPTLHYQNGGIKINVDGESTLKGLFVAGEASGGIHGRNRLMGNSLLDIIVYGKRAGRAASLRASETEFRKLTLRHLEEYQKEQKSAGVVPQIVSPILFPDYVNKD
- a CDS encoding 4Fe-4S ferredoxin, with amino-acid sequence MGKTPSPRGGMMSRSITIEFDGAPHYVPEGITVIQAMWHLGHPMIRGIGCLNGVCGACTITMRSPSQGESRTALACQTMVEDSMSFTFLPPDASKKAITPLSAEVPDEKKLLHFYPETKRCVACQACTTICPQGIDVMGGVRAAINGEISAVAERFTSCVMCGLCSMVCDARIRPHRVGILARRLSVAAHPGSTEQLYVRIDEINTGRYKEEWERVMSS
- the sucD gene encoding succinate--CoA ligase subunit alpha, producing the protein MSILVDKNTRVLVQGITGKEGSFHAADCKSYGTQVVAGVTPGKGGADFEGIPVYNTVEEAIHQTGADVALIFVPPPFAADAIMESAHAGMRLIIAITEGIPVLDMMKVKQFLADKPVRLIGPNCPGVITPGECKIGIMPGFIHKKGSVGVVSRSGTLTYEAVWQLTERGLGQSTCIGIGGDPVNGTHFVDVLEMFEKDEETEAIVLIGEIGGDAEELAAEYIKKEVNKPVVSFIAGITAPPGRRMGHAGAIISGGKGTALDKMAALESAGVTVVKNPALIGEAIEKVLQK
- a CDS encoding aconitate hydratase gives rise to the protein MSIESIKKLYQSMPERLVQARKKFGRPLTLAEKILVSHADNFENQDWERGKAQLLLRPDRVAMQDATAQMAMLQFIQADKKRVAVPSSIHCDHLIRAQSGAKEDIEIAINENREVYDFLGSAAKKYGIGFWKPGAGIIHQVVLENYAFPGGLIIGTDSHTPNGGGLGMLAIGVGGADAGEVMAGLPWEVLHPKLLGVCLTGSLNGWTAPKDVILHLLGLLTTKGGTNKIVEYFGPGTETISATGKGTITNMGAELGATTSVFPYDAKMAAYLKLTERADIAALADEHSELLRADPEVLASPEDYFDQVVEINLSELEPYVVGPHSPDLARTISKLASEAKEKNYPQEVKAALIGSCTNSSYEDISRSAHIAQQGLKAGLKAKVQFLVTPGSVRVYETIKRDGFLETFEKMGGTVLANACGPCIGQWKREDVQKGEANSIISSYNRNFPGRNDANPETLSFLSSPEIVTAMAFSGDLHFNPLTDTLRTSDGTEIRFEPPHGEELPPSGFANAEGGYIAPVDNGDEVKVEISASSKRLQLLKPFPKWDGQDLSRLSLLLKVKGKCTTDHISPAGPWLRYRGHLDQISDNMFLGANNVFTSEAGKANDIFSGEGNLTPSAVARRYKAKGIGMIVVGDENYGEGSSREHAAMSPRFLGVQAVITKSFARIHETNLKKQGVLPLTFVNPDDWDKIGEKDKVSVVGLSELVPGKPVELIIHKSGGEEVSIQADHSMTVDQVGWFKAGSALNALAK
- the sucC gene encoding ADP-forming succinate--CoA ligase subunit beta, with product MNIHEYQAKALFAQYKVPVPKGGVAFSAKEAVSIAESLDTPICVVKAQIHAGGRGKAGGVKLAKKKENVAEIAKELLGKILVTHQTGPQGKEVKKLLVEEGVDIAKELYVSWVADRGTGTVVLIASTEGGVDIEKVAEESPEKLVKLSIDPVFGYQAYQGRSVAFKLALPKEVIGQWAALLGNLYRFFIEKGATQIEVNPLIITQQNTLIAIDAKVNFDDTTLFKNEDIRKLRDLDEEDPLETRATEHGLNYIKLDGQIACMVNGAGLAMSTMDVIQLAGGSPANFLDVGGGASEETVKQAFQILLSDPNVKGVFVSIFGGIVRCERIAGGIINAAKEISLNVPLVVRLEGTHAKEAKEMLSESGLNLIVADTLWDGAQKIVAAVK
- a CDS encoding ATP citrate lyase, which translates into the protein MSIVANKDTRVVIQGGPAAVNAARRMAEFCHLICKPLNVLAFVFPPDAGKTVEITFGSELVSVPVFKTVADATRSFPEINTSLVYIGPNRAYKGTMEALLDPNIKVVSMITEGVPEKDAKLLSLKAKKLGKTFNGPSSIGIISAGESRLGVVGGSYDNLILCQLHRAGSFGVVTKSGGLSNEIMWICSQFADGVTTAIGIGGDTYPGSDYVTYLEMFENDPQTKAVVMVGEMGGDLEERAAAWYGEKKRRIKLISVVSGYCQEKLPKGMKFGHAGAKEGKHGEGSARSKAEALSKAGVIVPDTFGGLGPVIKKTYEELLKDGSIKALADEDMKNIPSLPKPLEEAVKSGEVFAEPLLKSTICDDRGEEPQYVGYPASELINKGYQIPHVIGLLWDKRLVSPVEAEIIKRIVMLSADHGPCVSGALVTIIAASAGIQMAQAVAAGLIMIGPRFGGAVTGAGTWFKYGVEHKMTPEDFLTHMKKNVGPVPGIGHRVKSVSNPDKRVKELVSFVKSQGIPTPHLDFALSVEKITTAKKGTLILNVDGAMAAILVDISFPVDSLNGFFILSRTIGLIGHWVDQKRQGSRLVRLFKYLANYVTTKRREVPPLDSV